In Arvicanthis niloticus isolate mArvNil1 chromosome 4, mArvNil1.pat.X, whole genome shotgun sequence, a single window of DNA contains:
- the Aph1a gene encoding gamma-secretase subunit APH-1A, whose product MGAAVFFGCTFIAFGPAFALFLITVAGDPLRVIILVAGAFFWLVSLLLASVVWFILVHVTDRSDARLQYGLLIFGAAVSVLLQEVFRFAYYKLLKKADEGLASLSEDGRSPISIRQMAYVSGLSFGIISGVFSVINILADALGPGVVGIHGDSPYYFLTSAFLTAAIILLHTFWGVVFFDACERRRYWALGLVVGSHLLTSGLTFLNPWYEASLLPIYAVTVSMGLWAFVTAGGSLRSIQRSLSCRRQEDSRVMVYSALRIPPED is encoded by the exons ATGGGGGCTGCTGTGTTTTTCGGATGCACCTTCATCGCGTTCGGCCCAGCCTTCGCCCTTTTCCTGATCACTGTAGCTGGAGACCCGCTTCGGGTTATCATTCTGGTGGCGGG AGCCTTTTTCTGGCTGGTCTCCCTGCTCTTGGCCTCTGTGGTCTGGTTCATCTTGGTCCATGTGACAGACCGATCAGATGCACGGCTCCAGTATGGCCTCCTGATTTTTGGTGCTGCTGTCTCTGTCCTTCTACAGGAAGTGTTCCGTTTTGCCTACTACAAGCTCCTTAA AAAGGCAGATGAGGGCTTAGCATCACTAAGTGAGGACGGAAGATCACCCATCTCCATCCGACAGATGGCCTATG ttTCTGGTCTGTCCTTCGGTATCATCAGTGGTGTCTTCTCTGTTATCAATATTTTGGCTGATGCACTTGGGCCAGGTGTGGTTGGGATCCATGGAGACTCACCCTATTACTTCCTGACTTCAG CCTTTCTGACAGCAGCCATTATCCTGCTCCATACCTTTTGGGGAGTTGTGTTCTTTGATGCCTGTGAGAGGAGACGGTACTGGGCTTTGGGCCTGGTAGTTGGGAGTCACCTTCTGACATCAGGACTG ACATTCCTGAACCCCTggtatgaggccagcctgttgCCCATCTATGCAGTCACCGTTTCCATGGGGCTCTGGGCGTTCGTCACAGCTGGAGGCTCCCTCCGAAGTATCCAGCGCAGCCTCTCGT GCCGCCGGCAGGAGGACAGTCGGGTGATGGTGTACTCTGCCCTGCGCATCCCACCCGAGGACTGA
- the Ca14 gene encoding carbonic anhydrase 14 yields MFFALLLKVTWILAADGGHHWTYEGPHGQDHWPTSYPECGGNAQSPIDIQTDSVIFDPDLPAVQPHGYDHLGSEPLDLHNNGHTVQLSLPPSLHLSGLPRKYTAAQLHLHWGQKGSLEGSEHQINSEATVAELHVVHYDSESYGSLSEAAQKPEGLAVLGILIEVGETENPAYDHILSHLHEIRHKDQKTSVPPFSVRELFPQQLEQFFRYNGSLTTPPCYESVVWTVFNRRAQISMGQLETLQGTLSSTEEDPSEPLVQNYRVPQSLNQRTIFASFIQVGPLYTTGEMLGLGVGILAGCLCLLLAIYFIAQKIRKKRLGNRKSVVFTSARATTEA; encoded by the exons ATGTTCTTCGCTCTCCTGTTAAAGGTGACTTGGATCCTGGCTGCAGATGGGG GTCACCACTGGACATATGAAG GCCCACATGGTCAGGACCATTGGCCAACCTCTTACCCTGAGTGTGGAGGCAATGCCCAGTCCCCCATCGATATCCAGACAGACAGTGTGATATTTGACCCCGATCTGCCTGCTGTACAGCCCCATGGATATGACCATCTTGGTTCTGAGCCTTTGGATCTACACAATAATGGCCATACAG TGCagctctccctgcccccaagcCTGCACCTGAGTGGACTGCCTCGGAAATACACAGCAGCCCAGCTCCACTTGCACTGGGGTCAGAAAGGATCCCTAGAAGGATCAGAACACCAGATCAACAGTGAAGCCACGGTTGCAGAG cTCCACGTGGTCCATTACGACTCGGAGTCCTACGGCAGCTTGAGTGAGGCTGCTCAGAAGCCTGAGGGCCTGGCTGTCCTAGGCATCCTAATTGAG GTGGGTGAGACTGAGAACCCGGCTTATGATCACATTCTGAGTCATCTGCATGAAATAAGACACAAAG ATCAGAAGACCTCCGTGCCTCCCTTCAGTGTGAGGGAGTTGTTCCCCCAACAGCTGGAGCAATTCTTCCGATACAATGGCTCACTCACAACTCCCCCCTGCTACGAGAGTGTTGTCTGGACAGTCTTCAACAGAAGGGCCCAGATTTCAATGGGACAG TTAGAGACACTCCAGGGGACATTGTCCTCTACAGAAGAGGACCCATCTGAGCCCCTTGTACAGAACTACAGAGTCCCCCAGTCTCTCAACCAGAGGACCATCTTTGCTTCTTTCATCCAAG TGGgaccactgtataccacag GAGAGATGCTGGGTCTAGGTGTGGGAATCTTGGCTGgatgtctctgccttctgctggCTATTTATTTCATTGCTCAAAAAATTAG GAAGAAGAGGCTCGGAAACAGGAAAAGTGTGGTTTTCACCTCGGCTCGGGCTACCACGGAGGCATGA